One stretch of Ignavibacteria bacterium DNA includes these proteins:
- the serS gene encoding serine--tRNA ligase → MLDLKFIRENPDAVRQGITNKNEKDNIDQLLKLDQKRREIISNVESQKALKNQASSEVAKLKREGKDASDIIARMKSVSDGITKLDQDLSELEKQLNSILLTIPNLPHESVPIGGDPTKNVEIRKWQPHEYKYQLESNNYLDHLALGRKLSILDFERGAKISGGGFPLYIGKGATLERALLNFMIDIHLEKHGYQEVFPPFLVNRASMIGTGQIPKMEEDMYRCDADDLFPIPTAEVPITNIYRDEMLREDHLPIKYVGYSACFRREAGSYGKDTKGFLRVHQFNKVEMVKFVKPEDSYNELEILVNDAEDVLKELKIPYRILMLCTGDLSFAAAKCYDIEVWAPVEQKYLEASSCSNFVDFQARRSNIRFKRKEGGKPEFVHTLNGSGLATSRLMVSIMENYQTPEGKLIVPKVLQKYTGFGIID, encoded by the coding sequence AAAATGAAAAAGACAATATTGATCAATTGTTAAAGCTTGATCAAAAGCGGCGTGAAATCATCAGTAATGTTGAATCACAAAAAGCTCTGAAAAATCAAGCTTCATCTGAAGTTGCTAAACTTAAAAGAGAAGGCAAAGATGCATCGGATATAATTGCTAGGATGAAATCAGTTTCAGACGGGATTACCAAACTCGATCAAGATTTATCTGAGCTTGAGAAACAATTAAATTCAATACTGTTAACAATTCCTAATTTACCGCATGAAAGCGTTCCAATTGGCGGAGACCCAACGAAAAATGTTGAGATTAGAAAATGGCAGCCGCATGAATATAAATACCAACTTGAGAGTAACAATTATCTTGATCACTTAGCACTTGGCAGGAAATTAAGCATTCTTGATTTTGAGCGCGGTGCAAAAATTTCCGGAGGTGGTTTTCCTTTATACATCGGTAAAGGTGCAACCCTCGAACGCGCTCTGCTAAATTTTATGATCGATATACATCTTGAAAAACATGGATATCAAGAAGTCTTTCCGCCGTTTCTTGTTAATCGTGCTTCAATGATCGGAACCGGACAAATTCCCAAGATGGAAGAAGATATGTACCGGTGTGATGCCGATGATCTCTTTCCAATTCCTACTGCTGAAGTTCCAATTACAAATATCTATCGTGATGAGATGTTAAGAGAAGACCACCTTCCGATTAAATATGTTGGTTACTCCGCTTGTTTTAGAAGAGAAGCAGGCTCATATGGAAAAGATACAAAAGGATTTCTACGAGTACATCAATTCAATAAAGTTGAAATGGTGAAATTTGTTAAGCCCGAAGACTCGTACAATGAATTAGAGATATTAGTAAATGATGCTGAAGATGTTCTGAAAGAATTAAAAATTCCATATCGAATTCTTATGCTTTGTACAGGGGACTTAAGTTTCGCCGCAGCAAAATGTTATGACATTGAAGTCTGGGCTCCGGTCGAACAAAAATATTTGGAAGCTTCTTCGTGCAGTAACTTTGTAGATTTTCAAGCGAGGCGGTCTAACATCCGTTTTAAAAGAAAAGAAGGAGGAAAGCCGGAATTTGTTCATACGCTCAACGGTTCAGGACTCGCAACAAGCAGATTAATGGTTTCGATCATGGAAAATTATCAAACTCCTGAAGGAAAACTCATTGTTCCAAAAGTTCTTCAGAAATATACCGGCTTTGGGATAATAGATTAG
- a CDS encoding ABC transporter ATP-binding protein: MRSLFTLKKYFIRHKKKLLWGFVFILLSNISSVYVPILIRDSIDELQKNISSDALLTYALLIVGVTFFSGVFRFLIRETIIVSSRLIEFDMRNDFWDHLQKLPMKFFQNTKTGDIMAHATNDINAVRNFFGPAVMYSVDTATTFVLTIAIMISI, translated from the coding sequence TTGCGTTCACTATTTACACTTAAAAAATATTTCATTCGTCACAAGAAGAAGCTGCTTTGGGGATTCGTCTTTATCCTTCTCTCGAATATTTCGAGCGTTTATGTTCCAATCCTTATTCGTGACAGCATTGACGAATTACAAAAGAATATATCATCGGATGCCTTGCTTACTTATGCACTTTTAATTGTTGGTGTTACATTTTTCAGCGGTGTATTTAGATTTTTAATCCGTGAAACGATTATTGTCTCATCGCGGTTGATTGAGTTTGATATGCGAAACGATTTTTGGGACCATCTGCAAAAGCTCCCAATGAAGTTTTTTCAAAACACTAAAACTGGCGATATAATGGCTCACGCGACAAATGACATTAATGCTGTGAGAAATTTTTTCGGACCTGCGGTGATGTATTCGGTCGATACTGCAACTACCTTTGTTTTAACAATAGCAATAATGATTTCCATC